A region from the Geobacillus vulcani PSS1 genome encodes:
- a CDS encoding phage holin family protein has protein sequence MERFKNYGLWLGIGSFVVLALETFGVDIDLGKYEQLYHALLSILVMAGILNNPSLGRGYSDKVNDKS, from the coding sequence GTGGAGCGTTTTAAAAATTACGGGCTTTGGCTCGGGATCGGATCGTTTGTTGTACTGGCGCTGGAGACGTTTGGCGTCGACATCGACCTTGGCAAGTATGAACAGTTGTATCATGCGTTGTTAAGCATTTTGGTGATGGCCGGTATTTTAAACAACCCGTCGCTCGGCCGCGGTTATTCCGACAAAGTTAATGACAAGTCGTAA
- a CDS encoding spore coat protein regulator YlbO → MVKDKHGAMNEERRGAGEQRLAERIAELERRLKEVEAENIVLKELAYQSAKRYEQLKQLAKENDELRRQLLLSPWIEEAGKADEDERPDSWFFRTLKQENAIMPRPEQTKEK, encoded by the coding sequence ATGGTGAAAGACAAACATGGGGCGATGAACGAAGAGAGAAGGGGGGCGGGTGAACAGCGGCTTGCTGAGCGAATTGCTGAACTGGAGCGCCGTCTGAAAGAGGTGGAAGCCGAAAACATTGTGTTAAAGGAGCTGGCTTACCAAAGCGCCAAACGCTACGAGCAGCTCAAACAGTTGGCGAAGGAAAATGACGAGCTCCGCCGCCAGCTGCTGCTATCGCCATGGATCGAAGAAGCGGGCAAGGCGGATGAGGACGAACGGCCGGACAGCTGGTTTTTCCGCACGCTGAAGCAAGAAAATGCCATCATGCCCCGCCCGGAGCAAACCAAAGAAAAATGA